In Erigeron canadensis isolate Cc75 chromosome 1, C_canadensis_v1, whole genome shotgun sequence, a single window of DNA contains:
- the LOC122587406 gene encoding miraculin-like, producing MKPATLFLALNLILLFTKHSLSLMDDILVYDSEGNQLQKNASYFISPPIRGPLGVPVMLAIPHGVNGTCNEADVVQYRFVLGPSTPFTFTPVAHSEDVVKLGYPLAIQSTDNPCRGSSIWKVSSRTGVVSGDIITTGGVKNKPSSCLRITKPQNPMFLDTYMFEYCPNLCGAGPKICLPIGNYMGHLSPRGKPFEFVLNKVSESVATV from the coding sequence ATGAAGCCTGCTACTTTGTTTCTTGCTCTCAACCTCATCCTCCTTTTCACCAAACATTCACTATCATTGATGGACGATATCCTTGTGTATGATAGCGAAGGAAATCAACTCCAAAAAAATGCCTCCTATTTCATAAGCCCTCCAATACGTGGGCCTCTTGGCGTTCCAGTAATGCTAGCCATTCCTCATGGTGTAAACGGAACGTGTAATGAAGCAGATGTTGTTCAATACCGATTTGTACTTGGTCCTTCCACCCCTTTTACCTTCACACCTGTCGCTCATAGCGAGGATGTTGTCAAATTAGGCTATCCGCTCGCAATTCAATCCACAGACAACCCATGTAGAGGGAGTTCAATATGGAAGGTGTCCAGTCGTACAGGTGTGGTATCCGGTGACATTATCACCACTGGTGGGGTGAAGAATAAACCAAGTAGTTGCCTTAGAATTACAAAACCTCAGAATCCTATGTTTCTAGACACCTATATGTTTGAATATTGTCCCAATTTATGTGGTGCGGGTCCCAAAATTTGCTTACCAATTGGTAACTATATGGGACATCTTTCTCCTAGGGGCAAACCgtttgaatttgttttaaacAAGGTTTCCGAGTCAGTTGCCACGGTTTAA
- the LOC122587414 gene encoding kunitz-type trypsin inhibitor-like 1 protein, translating into MKPSTFFLALTLIYLFTTPSLSSRSIVDDTVVYDREGNQLQKDAFYFISPPIRGPLGDSVKLTRPFGGNETCNEAYVIQPFFTPYPATPFSFTPVDSDVIKLGSPLAIQSTDSPCEGSTVWKVSSLTGPIISGNIITTGGIINTPSSCLRITKPEVPRFGGYIFEYCPYLCGPGFRICQPLGNNMGLLSPNAETPFEFVLNKASESAAAI; encoded by the coding sequence ATGAAGCCTTCTACTTTCTTTCTTGCTCTCACCCTCATTTACCTCTTCACCACACCTTCACTATCTTCTAGGTCCATCGTAGACGATACCGTTGTGTACGATAGAGAAGGTAATCAACTCCAGAAAGACGCCTTCTACTTCATAAGCCCTCCAATACGGGGGCCTCTTGGCGATTCAGTGAAGCTAACCCGGCCTTTTGGTGGAAACGAAACGTGTAACGAAGCATATGTTATCCAACCCTTTTTTACACCTTATCCTGCCACCCCTTTCTCCTTCACACCTGTTGACTCGGATGTTATCAAATTAGGTTCTCCGCTCGCCATTCAATCCACGGACAGCCCATGTGAAGGGAGTACGGTATGGAAGGTGTCAAGTCTTACGGGGCCAATTATATCCGGTAACATTATCACCACGGGCGGGATCATAAATACACCAAGCAGCTGCCTTAGAATCACAAAACCTGAAGTGCCTAGGTTCGGCGGCTACATATTCGAATATTGTCCCTATTTATGTGGTCCGGGTTTCAGAATTTGCCAACCACTTGGTAACAATATGGGACTTCTTTCTCCTAATGCTGAGACGccttttgaatttgttttaaacAAGGCATCTGAGTCGGCTGCCGCGATTTAG